The Aythya fuligula isolate bAytFul2 chromosome 1, bAytFul2.pri, whole genome shotgun sequence nucleotide sequence ATTAATTCAGCTTAATAATTACACAGCTTGCccacaaggaaggaaggaaggtttCTGACTGTCATTTGTAGGAATAGCTATGTCTTTCACTGAATAACTGATTCACGTTAAGTACCTCAAAAGCATTTAGCACAGAAGGGCTCTTCTTTGAATAATCTATGAACACTAGACAGTatcatcttttccctttctgtcttaTATACTTGTTCTTTTTGGTCTAGTGATTCCCCAACTCTTTCCTGGTGTCTAACAGAGACTGAGAAGGTCCTGGATTCAGTCTCAGCAAGCTGGGAAGAGACCTGGACAGAGAGCTCTTGCTTCAGAGGTCAGTGCTCTGACCACCAGCCAGCCGCACGAAGAGATGGGACCACCACGACCCTCCCCTGCTACAAACCTGGTTATAAAATAAAGTTCTTATCCCCCATTATCCCCCATTTAGATATTTGGGGGGGAAAGAGGAGTCATAAATGACTGCCATAACTGCTGAGAGAGGCAAATTGGAGGCAGAGATAGGGAGGTGTCTCCCCGAAGCTCTGAGCAAGGCACACAAAAGAGGCACATGTGTCCATCCTGCAGCCATTCCGCTTTCCGGACTGAAGCTGGTGCTGTTCCTCGCACAACACAGCCTGACATTAGTGGGGCTCACTGGCATGGCTTTTCCATGTGAGTGCAAATAGACAAACAGATGGACTGGTAACGTTTCTTGGCCTCTGCTTCTAATCTTTCTAATCTTCTTCctcatgaagaagaaaacatgcaggtttaaaattatttttgtcataattttaaatatgacCATCATGGCATGTGTCTAGGTGGGGAATCGTGTTTCACTCTTTGTATCAGATCCTCATCCATCCATGATGCAGGACTGTCCTGAAGACACAACTTTACAGGTCAGCTTCACTCAGGTATTTCTCCAAATGATAAGCAAGTCAACAAAGCCTCTTTACTTCTCATGCTGGTCCTGATGCTTGTTCTTGTTCAAGCTACTAAAGGCAGTGTGCAACAACCACAGATCCTTAGGATTATGCTGGGCTATCTCCTCGCAGAGAGCTAATTTGGCGCAGAGGAGGAAACTCCAGTTCCTATCAATGCTTCTTCATATTTTGGTCAGCCAAGTCACCATGTTGCCCACTAAAAAAGTAGGAGGTGAGCTGTTTCACTTGAGAGGAAGCAGGACAGTCAGTCCTTGTTACATGttgagaaaagacaaagaagtaatctttcttttaaattttgaatgGTGTCAGTTTCAGACATGCTTCTTTTGTATTCAGGAATGGTAGTGCAAGCCTAGCGTGGTTGGAGGCAATGGACTCTGTACACATGCACACCTTGGCATCAGAGACTATCAGGACTATCGGTAGGTGAATGAGAGAAATTGCTATCcattttttcatcatttgttggtttatttataattctgttttattcatgACTCCAGTCTTCTAGGCAGGAAGCACAGATGCTACTGTGCAACTCCTCTCTCCCACACCGTTAGGAGTGAATTGTCAAGGCGAAATTTCTAAATGCCCTGCAGATGGCAAATTGCTTGTAGGCATTTCTAGCAAATACAGAAACCTTTCATAATGACTGGGATCCCAAATCACAATTTATAAATTGCTTCCAAGAAAAGAAGCAGGATGAATTTCTCAGATACCTTCTGCACAGCTCACCTGATTTCCAAGTACAGTCAAGGTGAAAGGCATAGCAGACATAGCTACAGCATCAGCTTGGACCTGTGCATTGTGTCTTTCTGAATGTCTGCTAGACCTCTGCCTCTCCCCTAGTGACTCTGGCCCACAACCATTGTTCCTGTTTTCTCCCACTGTAATGTTTACTGTATTTATCATACCGTGTACAGAAGGCATTACACACAAAGCTTGAATGTATCACCTAATATTCCTTTTCAACCACAATGTCACTACTCTTGTCCAACTTAATGGGTCCAGGCAGTGGTTCTCCTGGCCCCATCCCTGTCAGAGCTGAGGTTCCTATTAGCTTGCTATCCCCATTTCTCATCATACTACACTGGCTCCATTTCTTATTGCACTCACACCCACTGTTGCTGGGACTCAGGGGTTTCGTGCCTTGTTTTTAGATTTGGGAGCTTCACTTTGGGGCATGTCATGGATCAAATGAGAAACTCCAGTCCAGTctaaaatctagaaaaaaatatattttaaatatcttaaCATAGAGTAGATGTTTCCCGAAAGATGCTTCTATGTCTATGCATAGATCTTCCCTGGCTGATGGTTTGTAAAGTAATCTTTAAATCATCCAATAAAAAATGGCTGTATGCAATTGAAAAAACTGCCACTGGGTTAAAGAGTATAACTTAGGAGAAACATCACAGTACCACTGTACTGTTCAGAAAGCAGTTTAAGGTAACTTTATATTTTGAACAAATTTTGAACTCGTGCATAATTGGTAACAGCATGTTAGTTTTCATAGCTTTCAGTAACATTTGTGGTATTTTTATATCTATCAAGAGACTGgtttatattataaaattaattattatgGCCTGCATTTGTAGATTGTTCATTTGTTTGATGGCCTGTTTTAAGCTCTTCAGTGAAGGCATTCTGGGGGAGCTCCTGCCTGTATTGACCCCAGAGGCTTCTTGTCTTCAAGTGGGATCTGGCTTTCCTGTTTGTACATGATTTCCAAGACACCTAGGACCTGTAGTTTCCACACCACACAGAAGACAGCTGCAAAGAGTCACCTGTTGCTAAAAATGGGGCAGACCAAATTCATGGTTGCTTCAATGTGCCATCAGCTTCTTAAGAGCTCCCTGAAAGACTTCTCAGGCTGATGAGGCTCCACAacccctgcccagctcctggctgcaaCCACACACAGCTTGTGGCCTACTGGTCTGacctctgcttttctccttgccGTCTTGTGTTGGCAGCTCTATATTTATTGCACTTTGTCGCTGGTTGAAGGAATATTGCATGCCTCAAAAACTCAGTTTCTTTCTTAGAAAGATTCCGCAAGATTAGCGCTAAATATTGGATCAAGAAGACATTTGAACCTGTTGTgcctctgaaaagcaaaatggcCAATGCTCATCATGCAGGAATTTTTCCAGTCCAGACCAGTTTACTTGACTGGTTTATTTCTGTCCTGAATGAATTTCCACTTGGATAATGGAACAAAAAAGCCCTCAGGTTCCTTTCTTATGAAATTTTATCTTTCTATTATCCTAATAAGTTTTAAGCTTCACAAAAATTTGTCAAATTCATTTCACAAGCTGTcctgaagaattaaaatatcagaatgAGTTACTTCCTTAAGGGAATGATTTCTTTGTACTTGCTTTCTAAATTAGcctaattaaaaacatacaatGTTATCCTACAAAAATATACGAAAACACTGCAGGATTAACTATTGAAAGGTGTGGCATTTTGTATGGTGACTACAGCTCTTTCTTATGGAGTggtatattttcattaaatatgaaaaacttACATAAATGCTTTTATATAAGGAAAACTTCTAGAAAGTACCTTTTCTAAAAGGCTGTTTCTAATCTCTACATTTCTAAAGAAGTCTGTCTGCTTACCTCtgttaaaacatgaaaagtatAGGCGTAAAACGGTCTGGAATAAACAAAAACTGGCAAAACATAGTCTTTTCTAGCAATTGAGGCAATACGTATTGCCTCCTTAACCCGAAAGTGAACAAATTTTAGTGCGTTTGGACTTGACTTCAGTACATAATCCAGGTATATCGAGGGGTAGAGAGCAGTACTTTCTTtccacagccacagcaggagaTCATTGCGGGAAGACTCAATGGCTGGGCATTTCCCTGTGTATGTTTGTGGGTGCTCTTTGTAATCATAATTGTAGCAGTCTGGGTAAAGATAGTAACCCCACAAACCATTTGGCCTCATGTGTTCAGCCAGAAGGATGGTGTTGTTCATGAAACTCTTGCCAGCATTTTCAAATTCCTCTTTAGCGactttcctaattttgtccTCTGACCACTGAGGATGCTGTCGCCTTACCATCTCAagagatttatttctgtaaatgcttTTACTGCCCCAGTTCCTGTCCCACTGGGGTCTCCAGTTTTCCCAGTCAATGACTGCAAGTCCCTGAAATTTCTTCAGAGGTATGCAATAGTCAATGTCAGACTTTGCTTTATTAAGGTGCTTGATAATACTTTCATTTTGGGGCACCCCCCCGTTCACAGGATCTCCGTTATCAGAGTAGTACGGATAGTATCCCAAGTGAGTGTGGTAGAAGATTGTCACGTTTGATCCACTCAGAGTCTCATTGGTGTTGGATGCGATGTCAAAAATGCTGAGATCCAGGTCCACCTTGTAGCGCAGCCTGCACTGCTCGGTGGGCGCATTCCACACCACGATGAAGGGcttgtgcagcagcaggggggcCTGCGCCTGCTTCTGTGGCTGAGCACCAGCCACTGCAAGAAGTGCTGTGACTGCCAGCCATTTGATCCAAAGATCcatgctgtgctgttttctggGGAATTGTTATGGTGTGTCCCTGAATACAAAAATGAGAGAGGACATTTTATGTCAGTAGCCACCCTGGAGACAGATGGGTCTTTGGgtttgatttgcttttgttaatgtCATACTTGGtgcaaacagaggaaaatgcaaaactgtgtcttggaaaaatgaagactaatttcaaatgctttgaaagattttttgaTAGATTTTACTTTCTGGAAGTGTGTTCTCATGCttggcttttcttgttttcctcttcactcAGGCACCCAACACACTCAATTCAGACTTTTCCTTAACACTTATTTGTTACAAGAAATTAGTCAATAAGAGAGTAACTTAAAACAACAGTATAGAAAAGATTGTGTTGCTcatttcaaatttcagttttgaagtaAGTATTTTTACAGCTAGTCTGACTTGCTTAGAGCATCATCACAATGGGGTTGAGGCCTTCCTTATTATTTGTATATGCTATTGGTCACATTAAGGgtaatttaaacaaaagataGACACATCTACATCACATGGATTAACCAagagatttcagaaatgctgcaattttcagcacatctgaaaaacagTATATTGTTACCTACCCCTGAGTtagcttttatttcctaaatGAATGGATGCCAGAACAATAATCAATCTGCAGTCTAGAAGGGTGAAGCTATTGATGGCTTAAAGGCTTAAGCTAGTTATTATActgaaagtaaattaaatatcaatatgtgaaagaaaataaattatgtcaAGCAGATCTGAACTAGCCAGAAAAGTATGctacagcttggaaaaaaaaaaattaaaaaggggaaCTAGTGTGTAGAAGTGGGGgcttattaatatttatttttcctttcagcatttGTTGTTTCCTATGGCTGTAAAGCACGGTAGTTTAGGGAA carries:
- the LOC116501953 gene encoding hyaluronidase-1-like, giving the protein MDLWIKWLAVTALLAVAGAQPQKQAQAPLLLHKPFIVVWNAPTEQCRLRYKVDLDLSIFDIASNTNETLSGSNVTIFYHTHLGYYPYYSDNGDPVNGGVPQNESIIKHLNKAKSDIDYCIPLKKFQGLAVIDWENWRPQWDRNWGSKSIYRNKSLEMVRRQHPQWSEDKIRKVAKEEFENAGKSFMNNTILLAEHMRPNGLWGYYLYPDCYNYDYKEHPQTYTGKCPAIESSRNDLLLWLWKESTALYPSIYLDYVLKSSPNALKFVHFRVKEAIRIASIARKDYVLPVFVYSRPFYAYTFHVLTETDLVNTIGESAALGAAGVVLWGSMQYASSKESCSTVKRYIDGPLGHYVINVTSAAKLCSKVLCKKNGRCIRKNSASSAYLHLPPTNFKIQVRHSGRGPRLQATGKPSLENIETMRQRFMCQCYQGWTGIFCELPDQRLKDHWAHIVLSRSRKQKLHVFLLGAMQLLLPYTAY